One window from the genome of bacterium encodes:
- the cas1 gene encoding CRISPR-associated endonuclease Cas1: MNALWLTRMCAYKHSRHALESAKRLIELKIVRESILLQRYRLAPFVPDFSGVRTMQDILLVEARAARYFWKAFRDLLPGRTSFPGRQPGSDDPVNRLLDIGYHHLTGIVRRYLEERGVSAVLGLLHSARKSASAPLAYDLVEIFRADTVDAEILRFFRLKKKPVLSATAEIAHFLHELNERLDRPHYLKNFKRCHAYRYYMEVQILKFIRAVDRREPFSPLFLPARHDSRCCTSSDTYGTPPN; the protein is encoded by the coding sequence ATGAACGCTCTCTGGCTTACCCGAATGTGCGCATACAAGCATTCGCGGCACGCGCTTGAGTCCGCTAAGCGCCTGATCGAGCTTAAGATCGTTCGTGAATCCATACTCCTTCAGCGATATCGGCTCGCGCCTTTTGTACCGGATTTTTCCGGTGTACGGACGATGCAGGATATCCTCCTCGTCGAGGCGCGGGCCGCGCGGTATTTCTGGAAAGCGTTCCGAGACCTGCTTCCCGGAAGAACCAGTTTCCCCGGCAGGCAGCCGGGATCCGATGATCCCGTAAACCGGCTGCTCGACATCGGATACCATCATCTCACCGGCATCGTGCGGCGATATCTTGAGGAGCGCGGTGTTTCGGCAGTACTTGGCCTTCTGCATTCGGCGCGCAAAAGTGCGAGCGCGCCGCTCGCCTACGATTTGGTGGAGATCTTCCGGGCGGATACGGTCGACGCGGAAATCCTTCGGTTCTTCCGGCTTAAAAAGAAGCCTGTGCTGTCGGCAACCGCGGAAATCGCCCATTTTCTCCACGAGCTTAACGAACGCCTTGACCGGCCGCACTATCTTAAGAATTTCAAGCGATGCCACGCCTATCGGTATTATATGGAGGTGCAGATACTGAAATTCATACGTGCGGTCGATCGCCGGGAACCGTTTTCTCCGCTGTTTCTTCCCGCCCGCCATGACAGCCGCTGCTGCACAAGTTCAGATACATATGGCACTCCTCCTAACTGA
- a CDS encoding integrase core domain-containing protein gives MRQFNILKDTEGWLYMRERSIRFLHMRNNDEVRHRVKVLDFWKTHGERAARDAFSVSRRTLFRWQAKLDRAHGRLDALDPKSTAPKNRRRRIVLPEVETFILKERAEHPRLGKAKLAALLREDGYRVSESYVGRVVADLKRRGLLLPHKPLSYYARSGTYREKPVSKRTKLRRRHKRGMELDTVVRFIDGVKRYVLTAIDVEKKFAFAGAYTVHSSASAADFLARVIAVCPFDITELQTDNGPEFAKNFEAGCRALGLTHFNTFPRSPKMNAFVERFNRTISEDCIMLNRPLLRDDVAAFNLKLVDWLLWYNARRPHESLGQVPPLRYILSSLTAEECQRYWTRTAA, from the coding sequence ATGCGTCAATTCAACATACTGAAGGATACCGAGGGCTGGTTGTATATGCGCGAGCGGAGCATACGCTTCCTGCATATGAGGAACAACGACGAGGTGCGGCATCGGGTCAAGGTGCTGGACTTCTGGAAAACGCACGGGGAGCGTGCGGCCAGGGACGCCTTCAGCGTCTCTCGCCGCACGCTCTTCCGTTGGCAGGCGAAGCTCGACCGCGCGCACGGGAGACTCGACGCGCTCGATCCCAAGTCGACGGCACCGAAGAATCGGAGGAGACGCATCGTCCTCCCCGAGGTCGAGACGTTCATCCTGAAGGAGCGCGCGGAGCATCCGAGGCTCGGCAAGGCGAAGCTCGCAGCCCTGCTGCGGGAGGACGGGTACCGGGTATCCGAATCGTATGTCGGGAGGGTCGTCGCGGACCTCAAGAGGAGAGGGCTGCTGCTCCCGCACAAGCCGCTCTCATACTATGCGCGAAGCGGCACGTATCGGGAGAAGCCCGTATCGAAGCGCACGAAGCTGCGCAGGCGGCACAAGCGGGGCATGGAGCTCGACACCGTCGTCCGCTTCATCGACGGCGTGAAGCGGTACGTCCTGACCGCCATCGATGTCGAGAAGAAGTTCGCCTTCGCCGGCGCGTATACCGTCCACTCCTCCGCGTCCGCCGCCGATTTCCTCGCGCGCGTCATCGCGGTGTGCCCCTTCGACATCACGGAGCTCCAGACCGACAACGGCCCGGAGTTCGCCAAGAACTTCGAGGCGGGGTGCCGCGCCCTCGGCCTCACCCACTTCAATACGTTTCCCCGCAGCCCGAAGATGAACGCGTTCGTCGAGCGGTTCAACCGGACGATCTCGGAGGACTGCATCATGCTCAATCGGCCGCTCCTGCGGGACGACGTCGCGGCATTCAACCTGAAGCTGGTCGACTGGCTGCTCTGGTACAACGCCCGGCGTCCGCACGAGTCCCTGGGACAGGTGCCGCCGCTCCGGTATATACTCTCCTCATTAACGGCCGAGGAGTGCCAGAGGTACTGGACGCGTACAGCTGCTTGA
- the rplU gene encoding 50S ribosomal protein L21, whose product METAVIKTGGKQYVVSKGLMLKVEKLSGSHKEGDTVVFDEVLMVDNGSDTTIGDPVIKGAKVSATVLEIGKAKKIDVVKYKAKSRYHKRRGHRQPFVKVQIDSIS is encoded by the coding sequence ATGGAAACGGCGGTCATAAAGACGGGCGGGAAGCAGTACGTGGTCTCCAAGGGCCTCATGCTCAAGGTGGAGAAGCTTTCCGGTAGCCACAAAGAAGGCGACACGGTCGTCTTCGACGAGGTGCTCATGGTCGACAACGGCTCCGACACGACGATCGGCGACCCGGTCATCAAAGGCGCCAAGGTCTCGGCCACCGTGCTTGAGATAGGGAAGGCGAAGAAGATCGACGTGGTCAAGTACAAGGCCAAGAGCCGCTACCACAAGCGCCGCGGACACCGCCAGCCGTTCGTGAAGGTACAGATCGACTCGATTTCGTAG
- a CDS encoding IS30 family transposase — protein sequence MAHTQIGPGDWPVIARMLRAGHAIREIARTLEKDAGSISRHVNEYGGREGYDVREVRRKKKLKRIAAMDSIRVLKGALLRTVVRMLKDHHSPEQIEGVTGAVSASTIYRYIEERAPHLKQFLRSSKGKYRRRRGTKIREKAREAAKKQRIDDRPTIIERRSRLGDWEGDTVQGSDKRVRIVTFVDRRSGYLVAYLLPKMRAELLTSLALARFRHIPRAKRKTITLDNGPEFADWKRLGKKSGATVYFAYPHRPWERGTNENTNGLLRQYFPRSLNFNLITPEELAHVVKKLNDRPRKRLKFESPRSIFLRK from the coding sequence ATGGCACATACCCAGATTGGGCCAGGAGACTGGCCGGTGATTGCCCGCATGCTGCGGGCAGGACACGCGATCCGAGAGATCGCACGTACGCTTGAGAAGGATGCAGGATCGATCTCTCGTCATGTGAACGAATACGGCGGACGTGAGGGATATGATGTACGCGAAGTACGCAGAAAGAAGAAGCTGAAACGCATTGCTGCAATGGACAGTATTCGCGTGCTCAAGGGTGCGCTCTTGCGCACGGTGGTGCGTATGCTCAAAGACCACCACTCTCCTGAGCAAATTGAAGGGGTGACGGGTGCAGTCTCCGCCAGCACCATATACCGATATATTGAGGAGCGTGCTCCGCACCTGAAGCAGTTCCTCAGATCATCCAAAGGCAAATACCGTCGCAGGCGCGGTACCAAAATACGCGAGAAGGCTCGTGAAGCGGCCAAGAAGCAGCGTATTGATGACCGTCCAACGATTATTGAACGACGAAGCCGGCTCGGCGACTGGGAGGGCGATACGGTGCAAGGCAGCGACAAGCGAGTCCGCATTGTCACCTTTGTGGATCGCAGGAGCGGATACCTGGTTGCATACTTGTTGCCCAAGATGCGCGCCGAGCTCCTCACGTCGCTTGCGCTCGCACGCTTCCGTCATATTCCGCGTGCCAAACGCAAGACCATCACGCTCGACAACGGTCCAGAATTTGCCGACTGGAAGCGACTCGGGAAGAAGAGCGGGGCAACCGTGTACTTCGCATACCCGCACCGTCCTTGGGAGCGTGGTACCAACGAGAATACCAACGGACTCCTGCGTCAGTACTTTCCTCGTTCGCTCAACTTCAACCTGATCACCCCTGAGGAGCTGGCGCATGTGGTGAAGAAGCTCAATGACCGGCCGCGCAAGCGTCTGAAATTCGAATCACCGCGCTCGATATTTCTGAGGAAGTGA
- a CDS encoding toprim domain-containing protein yields MIDRVEELARAFERLPGIGPRQAKRFVFSLLAQGGAERAKMAELIRQLGDDVRQCSSCYRFWSGQGNLCNFCSESSRDGSVLMLVEKDQDLAAVERSGSYKGRYFVLGGVLTLSGKGAIREKELVRTIGVRAKGGLSEIVLALSATSEGEHTADRVRELLAPFRDALRLTILGRGLATGSELEYSDAATLSGALQNRKEA; encoded by the coding sequence ATGATCGACCGAGTCGAAGAATTGGCCAGGGCGTTCGAGCGGCTGCCGGGCATAGGTCCGAGACAAGCCAAGCGTTTCGTGTTCAGTCTTCTCGCGCAGGGCGGCGCGGAGCGCGCGAAGATGGCCGAGCTCATCAGGCAGCTCGGGGACGACGTGCGCCAGTGTTCTTCCTGCTATCGCTTCTGGAGCGGGCAAGGGAATCTGTGCAATTTCTGCAGCGAATCGTCCCGCGATGGCTCTGTGTTAATGCTCGTCGAAAAAGACCAGGACCTCGCTGCCGTCGAGCGATCGGGCTCCTATAAGGGCCGGTATTTCGTTCTTGGCGGCGTGCTTACGCTTTCGGGCAAAGGAGCCATACGGGAGAAGGAGCTGGTGCGCACGATCGGGGTGCGGGCGAAGGGCGGCCTTTCGGAAATAGTGCTCGCCCTTTCGGCGACGAGCGAAGGAGAGCATACGGCGGACCGCGTGCGCGAACTTCTCGCCCCTTTTCGGGATGCCCTTCGCCTCACGATACTTGGCCGCGGACTTGCGACCGGCTCCGAACTCGAGTATTCCGACGCCGCTACCCTGTCGGGCGCGCTGCAGAATAGGAAGGAAGCATAA
- a CDS encoding replicative DNA helicase has translation MSDRVPPQNLESERALLGALLLKPDAIHDVADLIKAESFYAEKHRHIFEAMQELSHRGEPIDQLTLGVRLEDKGLIERAGGRSYLSELAGSSPTPGNFAHYADLVARKHTMRSLIDASYQITESAYDESRDTPEVLDEAEKMIYAIGNASAAHKFIPIGDKLVNAWERIEAHSKDGGGIRGVPTGFPDLDNLLSGLHPSDLIILAARPSVGKTSLALDIARNAAVRHNVPVGIFTLEMSAEQIVDRMLSAESFVNSWKLRTGAVHAEEDFNRIRDALETLSKAPIYIDDMPGNNILAMRAVARRLKREHGIGLLIVDYLQLMAPTNTRNSDSMVQQVTEISRSLKGLARELNVPVLALSQLSRAVEQRGGKPRLSDLRDSGCLTGDTLVQRADTGERVPIRELVGRTNVPIVSMDAAYHLRPMLAAKIFPSGKKQVFEMTLRSGKKIKASGNHQFLTMAGWQRLDALSEGDRLATPRLLTATEPMSRLSVHEIVLLAHLLGDGCVLPRQPVHYTSADPKNLDAVENAAKELFGIVPRRIRQKNWWHSYLPSPYGLTHGRHHPVTNWYRSLGLEPVRSYEKRIPQSVFASGSMSIQLFLHHLWATDGNISWKILPGRRKAAAIYYATTSRGLAEDVQHLLLRLGIWSTVTDVPNTKGYRTCYHVRVQSTPVQERFLDLVGSYGARGAVVKDLRKALAGIAPIPNTDTIPQEVWGLFVTDEKKAAGMSWRDVAGELQVSYNGSALTATGVSRPRLAKIAAALKSQRLMHLAESDVYWDEVSSIAPRGMEEVYDATVPGTHNFVANDVIVHNSIEQDADVVMFIHRDDKANKESDRPNIAEILIEKHRNGPTGKAELYFDEKRTSYMPVDKSGYGELASEF, from the coding sequence ATGTCCGACCGCGTCCCTCCCCAGAATCTCGAGTCCGAGCGCGCGCTTCTTGGCGCCCTGCTTCTCAAGCCCGACGCGATACACGACGTCGCGGATCTTATTAAGGCGGAGTCTTTTTATGCGGAGAAGCACCGGCACATCTTCGAGGCGATGCAGGAGTTGTCGCACCGCGGGGAACCCATCGACCAGCTGACGCTCGGGGTGCGCCTTGAGGACAAGGGACTCATCGAGCGCGCGGGCGGCAGGAGCTATCTCTCCGAACTCGCCGGGAGCTCCCCTACCCCCGGCAACTTCGCGCACTACGCCGACCTTGTCGCAAGGAAGCACACCATGCGCTCCCTTATCGACGCGTCGTACCAGATCACCGAGTCCGCATACGACGAATCGCGCGACACGCCCGAAGTGCTCGACGAGGCGGAGAAGATGATCTACGCGATCGGCAACGCCTCGGCCGCACACAAGTTCATTCCGATCGGAGACAAGCTCGTGAATGCGTGGGAGCGCATCGAGGCGCACAGCAAAGATGGCGGCGGCATCCGCGGCGTCCCGACCGGTTTCCCCGATCTCGACAACCTGCTCTCGGGCCTCCATCCTTCGGACCTCATCATCCTCGCCGCCCGCCCGTCGGTCGGAAAGACATCGCTTGCTCTCGATATCGCGCGGAACGCCGCTGTGCGCCACAACGTCCCGGTCGGCATCTTCACGCTCGAGATGAGCGCGGAGCAGATCGTCGACCGCATGCTCTCGGCCGAGTCGTTCGTGAATTCCTGGAAGCTCCGTACCGGCGCGGTGCACGCGGAGGAGGATTTCAACCGCATCCGTGACGCGCTTGAGACACTCTCCAAGGCCCCTATTTATATCGACGACATGCCGGGCAACAATATCCTCGCCATGCGCGCGGTCGCAAGAAGGCTAAAGCGCGAGCACGGCATCGGCCTCCTCATCGTCGACTATCTCCAGCTCATGGCGCCGACCAATACCCGGAATTCCGACTCGATGGTGCAGCAGGTCACGGAAATCTCGCGGTCGCTTAAGGGACTTGCCCGCGAGCTAAACGTTCCCGTGCTTGCGCTTTCGCAGCTCTCGAGGGCGGTCGAGCAGCGCGGCGGCAAGCCCCGCCTTTCCGATCTTCGCGACTCCGGCTGCCTTACGGGCGACACGCTCGTGCAGCGAGCCGACACCGGCGAGCGCGTGCCGATCAGGGAGCTTGTCGGCCGGACGAACGTGCCGATCGTTTCTATGGATGCCGCATACCATCTGCGCCCGATGCTTGCCGCGAAGATATTCCCGAGCGGAAAAAAGCAGGTATTTGAAATGACGCTCCGGAGCGGCAAAAAGATCAAAGCATCCGGCAACCACCAGTTCCTCACCATGGCCGGATGGCAACGCCTCGACGCCCTCTCCGAGGGCGACCGGCTCGCGACGCCGCGGCTTCTCACCGCGACCGAGCCGATGAGCCGCCTTTCCGTACACGAAATCGTCCTTTTGGCGCATCTCCTCGGCGACGGCTGCGTTCTTCCCCGCCAGCCTGTCCACTACACCAGCGCCGATCCGAAGAATCTCGACGCGGTCGAGAATGCGGCGAAGGAACTGTTCGGTATCGTTCCGCGCCGCATCAGGCAGAAGAATTGGTGGCATTCGTACCTCCCTTCCCCGTACGGCCTCACGCACGGCAGGCATCACCCTGTTACCAACTGGTATCGTTCGCTTGGTCTCGAACCCGTCCGCTCGTACGAAAAGCGCATTCCGCAGTCAGTCTTCGCGTCCGGCAGCATGTCGATCCAGCTGTTCCTCCATCACCTCTGGGCGACGGACGGCAATATCTCGTGGAAGATTCTTCCCGGCCGCCGCAAGGCCGCCGCAATCTACTACGCAACGACAAGCCGGGGACTCGCGGAAGACGTCCAGCATCTTCTTTTGCGCCTCGGTATTTGGAGCACCGTTACGGACGTGCCGAATACAAAGGGGTACCGCACGTGCTATCACGTCCGCGTGCAAAGCACCCCGGTGCAAGAGCGGTTCCTTGATCTGGTCGGCTCGTACGGGGCCAGGGGGGCCGTCGTGAAGGATCTTCGGAAAGCGCTCGCCGGGATAGCTCCCATACCGAACACCGACACTATTCCACAGGAAGTATGGGGTCTGTTCGTAACTGATGAAAAGAAGGCGGCTGGCATGAGCTGGCGCGACGTGGCCGGGGAGCTTCAGGTTTCCTATAACGGCTCCGCGCTCACGGCCACGGGCGTGTCCCGTCCCCGCCTCGCGAAAATCGCCGCGGCGCTTAAAAGCCAGAGGCTCATGCATCTTGCCGAATCGGACGTGTATTGGGACGAAGTATCTTCCATTGCTCCGCGTGGTATGGAAGAAGTATATGACGCGACGGTTCCCGGAACCCATAATTTCGTCGCAAATGATGTCATCGTGCATAACAGCATCGAGCAGGATGCCGACGTCGTGATGTTCATCCATCGCGACGACAAGGCGAACAAGGAGAGCGACCGCCCGAACATCGCCGAGATCCTTATCGAGAAGCACCGAAACGGGCCGACCGGCAAGGCTGAGCTCTATTTCGACGAGAAGCGCACGAGCTACATGCCGGTCGACAAGTCGGGGTACGGCGAACTTGCGAGCGAGTTTTAA
- the cysS gene encoding cysteine--tRNA ligase: protein MAWFSFFSPAKDTNTRSPQEANIFFTNTLSGKKERFVPLKPGTASLYSCGPTVYGPQHIGNLRAAVFADTIGRTLLFAGYHVRRVINITDVGHLVDDADLGEDKMSVGARRDRVSPAEVAERYTKRYLGDIRALNVDTGHIFFPRATEYIKEQIAMIQTLEQKGLVYRLADGAYFDTEKFSRYGALGNIMAVELREGARVKAVAGKKNPHDFVLWRSATARDLQQWDSPWGRGNPGWSIECSAMSRALLGIEIDVHSGGIEHIPVHHNNEIAQSEGASGRTFVRYWLHNAHLMIAGEKISKSLGNTYLLSDVTERGYPPLALRYFFHQAHYRTQLSFSWEALAGAAEALGRLGRIAREVAEESKGKTEKSEARDRFVAAMYDDLATPQALGILWETLRDDDYSAEEKWGLLKDADALLGLRAAEAADLPPAELPEEVRELLSGRDEARKAKDFERADELRTELENRGYRVDDGPEGTLLTKRPE, encoded by the coding sequence ATGGCGTGGTTTTCCTTCTTCTCGCCCGCGAAAGACACGAACACGCGCTCTCCTCAGGAAGCGAATATCTTCTTCACCAACACCCTTTCCGGAAAGAAAGAGCGCTTCGTTCCGCTTAAGCCCGGCACCGCAAGCCTCTATTCGTGCGGTCCTACCGTATACGGCCCGCAGCATATCGGAAACCTTCGGGCTGCCGTGTTCGCCGACACCATCGGCCGCACGCTTCTTTTTGCCGGGTATCATGTCCGCCGCGTCATCAATATCACGGATGTCGGGCACCTCGTCGACGACGCCGATCTTGGCGAAGACAAGATGAGCGTGGGCGCCAGGCGAGACAGGGTTTCTCCCGCCGAAGTCGCCGAGCGCTATACCAAGCGGTATCTCGGGGATATCCGGGCGCTCAATGTCGATACCGGGCATATTTTCTTTCCGCGGGCGACCGAATACATAAAGGAGCAGATCGCGATGATCCAGACGCTCGAACAAAAAGGCCTCGTCTATAGGCTTGCCGACGGCGCCTATTTCGATACGGAGAAATTCTCCCGCTACGGCGCGCTCGGCAATATCATGGCCGTGGAACTCAGGGAGGGCGCGCGCGTGAAGGCGGTCGCCGGAAAAAAGAACCCGCATGATTTCGTGCTGTGGCGAAGCGCGACCGCGCGCGATCTGCAACAATGGGATTCTCCCTGGGGCCGCGGAAATCCGGGGTGGAGCATCGAATGTTCCGCCATGTCGCGGGCGCTCCTCGGTATCGAGATCGACGTGCACTCGGGCGGCATCGAGCACATCCCCGTGCACCACAACAACGAGATCGCGCAGTCGGAAGGAGCGAGCGGCCGCACGTTCGTCAGGTACTGGCTTCATAACGCGCACCTCATGATCGCGGGCGAAAAGATTTCGAAATCGCTCGGCAACACCTACCTTCTCTCCGACGTAACCGAACGCGGCTATCCTCCGCTCGCGCTCCGGTATTTTTTCCATCAGGCGCACTATCGCACCCAGCTCTCCTTCTCCTGGGAGGCGCTCGCCGGGGCCGCCGAAGCGCTCGGGCGCCTCGGGCGGATCGCGCGCGAGGTAGCGGAAGAATCCAAAGGAAAGACGGAAAAGTCGGAAGCCCGCGACCGTTTCGTCGCGGCGATGTACGACGATCTTGCGACTCCCCAGGCGCTCGGCATTCTCTGGGAGACGCTCAGGGATGACGACTATTCCGCCGAGGAGAAATGGGGACTCCTCAAGGATGCCGATGCCCTGCTCGGGCTTCGGGCGGCGGAGGCGGCGGATCTCCCGCCCGCGGAGCTTCCGGAGGAAGTCCGGGAACTCCTTTCCGGGCGGGACGAGGCCCGCAAAGCGAAGGATTTCGAACGCGCGGACGAGCTTCGGACGGAACTCGAAAACAGGGGATATCGTGTGGATGACGGGCCGGAAGGCACGCTGTTGACCAAAAGGCCCGAGTGA
- a CDS encoding CorA family divalent cation transporter produces MTTRHTRGGVTWIDLEGATEEESEAVRREFDLDPRIGNEITSPTPYPAFAAFGKAAFVVLHFPAPRSRGGLKDQEIDIIVGRDFLITAHYEVVDSLHKLNKDFETEELLGVGGEAKADALLELVLYRLYGSVRSEVARAAGTLVRIEREIARGDEALMVRPIAEVGREFLHFENLLTREEQPLETFLETLALPGFFGSGFCVREKRILAERARISHLVSTYRATATELRENNMALLTAAQNEIMKTLTIMAFITLPLTLVAALFQMNMRDTPIIGEPYDFWIVIGIMLLLSGLLALFVVRKRWL; encoded by the coding sequence ATGACGACACGGCACACGCGCGGCGGGGTCACGTGGATCGACCTTGAGGGCGCGACCGAGGAAGAATCGGAGGCGGTGCGCAGGGAGTTCGATCTTGACCCCCGGATCGGCAATGAGATAACCTCGCCCACCCCGTATCCGGCGTTCGCCGCCTTCGGGAAGGCCGCGTTCGTGGTGCTCCACTTCCCTGCTCCAAGGAGCCGCGGGGGCCTTAAGGACCAGGAGATCGACATCATCGTGGGCAGGGATTTCCTTATCACCGCGCACTATGAGGTGGTCGATTCGCTCCATAAACTAAACAAGGATTTCGAGACGGAAGAGCTTCTCGGAGTCGGAGGCGAAGCCAAGGCGGACGCGCTTCTCGAGCTTGTCCTCTACCGCCTCTACGGATCGGTCAGGAGCGAAGTCGCGCGCGCGGCGGGAACGCTGGTGCGCATCGAGCGTGAGATCGCGCGCGGCGACGAAGCGCTCATGGTCCGCCCGATCGCGGAGGTCGGACGCGAATTCCTCCACTTCGAGAACCTTCTCACCCGCGAAGAGCAGCCGCTCGAAACATTCCTCGAGACGCTCGCGCTCCCGGGCTTTTTCGGCAGCGGCTTTTGCGTACGCGAGAAGCGTATTCTTGCCGAACGTGCGCGTATTTCGCATCTCGTCTCGACCTATCGCGCAACCGCGACCGAACTGCGGGAAAACAACATGGCTCTCCTCACCGCCGCCCAGAACGAAATCATGAAGACGCTCACCATCATGGCGTTCATCACGCTTCCTTTGACCCTTGTAGCGGCGCTCTTCCAGATGAACATGCGCGACACACCTATCATCGGCGAGCCGTACGACTTCTGGATCGTGATCGGCATCATGCTTCTCCTGTCCGGCCTCCTCGCGCTCTTCGTCGTCCGCAAGCGCTGGCTCTAA
- a CDS encoding S41 family peptidase gives MEPVEDGLETEPRARAAYGVSRFAIVVALVAFVSFGAGIAVAGTNGTTVSVLAKLPFTGDNLDATPDPDINLTDFWKVYNTLRAEFVQTHASTTLPTEKEIVWGAIKGLTDSYGDPYTTFFPPEEAKLFTDSISGSFEGVGMEIDVKDDVLTVIAPLKDSPAQKAGVLAGDQVVAIDGKSTEGLSTDAAVKLIRGKKGTVVTFSIMREGKPLEIKVTRDTIEVPESDTSFDPKTGVYKIALYEFTANSDDLFDRAFADFKKSGSKKLIIDLRGNPGGYLDAAVDIASHFLPKGTTVVTEDHEGKGVNNVHVSMGFNDLPKGTKVVVLIDQGSASASEILAGALQDNHVATLIGTRSFGKGSVQQLVKVGGGSLKITIARWLTPSGRSISDGGLTGDIKVDRTQADAAAGKDPQMERAVEFLRTGK, from the coding sequence ATGGAACCTGTGGAGGATGGGCTTGAGACGGAACCGCGCGCGCGGGCCGCATACGGCGTGAGCCGCTTCGCGATAGTCGTCGCGCTCGTGGCGTTCGTGTCTTTTGGCGCCGGTATCGCGGTTGCCGGAACGAACGGCACGACGGTCAGCGTTCTCGCGAAACTCCCCTTTACCGGCGACAACCTCGACGCCACGCCCGATCCGGATATCAACCTCACCGATTTCTGGAAGGTCTATAACACGCTCCGCGCGGAGTTCGTGCAGACGCACGCTTCGACCACCCTTCCTACCGAAAAGGAAATCGTGTGGGGCGCGATCAAAGGCCTCACCGATTCCTACGGCGACCCGTACACCACGTTCTTCCCGCCCGAGGAAGCGAAACTCTTTACGGACAGCATATCCGGAAGCTTCGAGGGAGTCGGCATGGAAATCGATGTCAAAGACGATGTGCTTACGGTCATCGCGCCGCTTAAGGATTCTCCCGCGCAAAAGGCAGGGGTGCTCGCAGGCGACCAGGTCGTTGCCATAGACGGAAAATCGACCGAAGGCCTTTCGACCGATGCGGCCGTGAAGCTCATCCGCGGCAAGAAAGGCACTGTCGTGACATTCTCCATCATGCGGGAAGGCAAGCCGCTTGAGATCAAGGTGACACGCGACACGATAGAAGTTCCGGAGAGCGATACTTCGTTCGATCCGAAAACCGGCGTCTACAAGATCGCGCTCTATGAGTTCACGGCCAACTCGGACGATCTCTTTGACCGCGCATTCGCGGACTTCAAGAAGTCCGGCTCGAAGAAACTCATCATCGACCTTCGCGGGAATCCCGGAGGATACCTCGACGCGGCGGTCGATATCGCAAGCCACTTCCTTCCGAAAGGGACGACGGTCGTAACCGAGGACCACGAAGGCAAGGGGGTGAACAATGTGCACGTGAGCATGGGCTTCAACGACCTGCCAAAAGGCACCAAAGTCGTCGTCCTTATCGACCAGGGATCCGCATCCGCATCCGAAATACTCGCGGGCGCGCTTCAGGACAATCACGTCGCGACGCTTATCGGCACGCGCTCGTTCGGCAAGGGCTCGGTGCAGCAGCTTGTGAAGGTCGGCGGAGGGTCCCTTAAGATCACCATCGCACGCTGGCTTACGCCTTCGGGCCGCTCCATTTCCGACGGGGGCCTTACGGGCGATATCAAGGTGGACCGGACACAGGCGGACGCCGCGGCGGGGAAAGACCCGCAGATGGAGAGGGCGGTGGAGTTTTTGAGGACGGGGAAATAG
- the rplI gene encoding 50S ribosomal protein L9 — protein MKVILLKDVRKMGRAHETIEVSDGHAINFLIPQKLAVAATPDAARRAEGYKAKGAVAKEVQTHLLEQNLATLAEARIVLKMKANEQGHLYNAVGEDEILAAVKEQANVELPEDVIRLEKPIKELGTYDIPVSAGKDFGRFNIVVEAE, from the coding sequence ATGAAAGTCATATTGCTTAAGGACGTGCGGAAGATGGGCAGGGCGCACGAGACGATCGAGGTGTCCGACGGGCACGCGATCAATTTCCTCATCCCGCAGAAGCTCGCGGTTGCGGCGACGCCGGACGCGGCTCGCAGAGCCGAAGGATACAAGGCGAAGGGAGCGGTCGCCAAGGAAGTGCAGACGCACCTTCTCGAGCAGAATCTCGCGACCCTGGCCGAGGCCCGCATTGTGCTCAAGATGAAAGCCAACGAGCAAGGACACCTCTATAACGCCGTCGGCGAAGACGAGATTCTCGCCGCCGTCAAAGAGCAAGCGAACGTCGAGCTCCCCGAAGACGTTATCCGCCTTGAGAAACCCATCAAGGAGCTTGGCACCTACGACATCCCGGTCTCTGCCGGAAAGGATTTCGGGCGTTTCAATATTGTGGTTGAGGCGGAGTAA
- a CDS encoding type II toxin-antitoxin system HicB family antitoxin, producing the protein MIKSGTKKNISFLAVEFDREEDGRWIAEIPKLRGVMAYGVTRRDALQKVYAVALRTLADGVEQGALFTPVSRLFGHGVARR; encoded by the coding sequence ATGATAAAAAGCGGTACGAAAAAGAACATTTCTTTTCTTGCGGTGGAGTTCGACCGCGAAGAAGACGGCCGCTGGATCGCGGAAATTCCCAAGCTCCGGGGAGTTATGGCATATGGCGTGACACGACGGGACGCGCTCCAGAAAGTGTATGCGGTCGCGCTACGCACGCTTGCGGACGGCGTGGAGCAAGGAGCTCTCTTCACTCCGGTATCCCGGCTCTTCGGGCATGGAGTGGCGCGCCGTTAA